The Chionomys nivalis chromosome 1, mChiNiv1.1, whole genome shotgun sequence sequence gaggaGTATTGATTGTCatagcctggaaacaacctaaatgctccttgactaaaaaatggataagaaaaaatatggtacatttataaaatggagtactacacagcagaaaaaaataatgacatcttgaatgttgcaggaaaatggatggagttagaaaacatcattttgagtgaggttacctgacacagaaagacaattatcacatgtactcactcataagtggtttttaaacataaaacaaagaaaaccagcctagaaatcacaatcccagagaatttagacaacagtgaggtctctaagagagacatacaaaaatctaatctacatgggaagtagaaaatgacaagatctcctgagtaactttggaacatggggaccttggcagagggttgaaggtgaggggaaaggcagggaggggagcagagaaaaatgtagagctcaatataaaaataaaaaaacaaaaacaaaaacagaaaacaaaaaaagagagaggaagatgaaagTGGCAGGTTCTGTAGGAGAAAATAggatataaaaagagaaaagcagacagaGCGAGAGAGCAAGGAGAAGCGGGAAAAAGGCTTAGCTGATTTATAGCTGCCCTTGGTTCCTATCAGGTGTCCGAGTGTGGACCCAGCGTCAGAAGTCTTCCCACATAAGTTAGTATGACTAACTTATCAAAATGCAGACGATTCTGATTCCTGAACAGTATAGAATAAAGACAAGTGGGGATTTAGGTGAATAACTGGTCAGTTTGACGGACGAATGCAAAAGCTGCAGTTACTTAGGATGTAACTGATTGGGCACAGAGGTCTGGTGTGTTCTCAGCATTTCAGGGAATTATGAATGAttatgtggtggcacacacctttagtctcagcaatCAGGACGCAGAGACAGGTCTATCTTTGAGCTCAAGGTAAGCCTGgttacagaggaagttccaggacatgaagggctacataggaaaaccgatttaacaacaacaaaaacaagaaaacaaaaagaagtaaaataaaaagattaaacaaTGTCTACAGATCATAAGAGCAAGACCAGAGACTACCTAGTTCTCGTGTTGCTGAGGTATAGCTGGACTCACAGTAAATAACTGAGCTCAGCTGGACAGTTTGTTGCCCCCCACTCCCGCACCCGTGTCCACTGTTACAGGTTCCCTGGCCGTACTCCTCTCCCAGTGTCCATGGCTGGTCAGAGACAGCTAAATGCTAAGCTGATTCATTGCTAAGTCTACTGTGTTTAGTCTTCTGTCTCTGATAGACATATAGGTATTTTGGGTAAGAGGAAGGGGAGACTATCTCCTGCATCTGCCCCTTAGTAGCCTCACTGTGCTCTGGGAGAGTTGGGAGCGCTGAGAATCCAGGAAGAGTTCTTCTTGCCCAGCCTATGGCATGGGCTGCATACAATCACAGGTCATGGTACAGCAACACTGGCCAGGTAGACGCAGACCCAGAAATGTCTTGTTAGCGGCATTAGGTTTATTTTATGGAAATGCAGAACTTAAGGTTTTCCAAAAGGCACTTGTGAGGCACAGAGGGAAAGGCAGCTGATTCCTGCCTCAGCCCACAGGGTCACGGAAGTCAACTTTGTCAAATGGAGAACTTGAAGTTCACTTCTTAAGGCAATCTTAAAGTCTGGCATATTGGGCTGTAGGCACAGGACCCATCCACTTCTCTCctagataaaaaaaatcacagaagtgtATATATGGTTCTCAGACATGTTTGCAGCAGGATATGGTCCCAAAAATCCCAAGAGCCTTCCAGGACCTGTTTGGCTTCAAGGAGTAGAAGGCTTTTTTTCCCCATGGGGAAGACTTCTTACCCCCATCAGCACCAACCCTGATCTGCTCTAACTGTATAAGCCTTGCATGTTGCAAATACTAGAAACTTCTGTTGTTCTGGTTATTAGATTAAATGTGTGTTGGGCTTGTGTCAAAAGCTCAAGAGAATGGAAACCTGAACTTACCCAGCAAGTAAGCTAGCAACTCCATGCGATCAGAACCAAATAACATGTAGGTTTTATCATCTACGTGGGCAACAGTGGTGGGCAGCCCAAAGGCCTAGAGAAAACAGAGTAGGAGGAAGGTGATAGAGCAGGTGCTTATTATGCTGAGGATGAATGTGCTGGGAACACAGAGAAAAGCAGATAAAATGTTTGCTAAGAGGTTTGGCAGCCTCAGGCATCTTCTCTCCACAACTTCTGTGGCACATAGCTTCTTATGTTAAAAAACCACCATctacctcctttccttccttgactAGGCttaggggagggaggaagggaccaGGTGAGGTGCTGCAGATGAGCTGAGGACATCTTAGGATGGGGAGCATGAGCAACCACATTGACATTCCTTCTGTACCTTCAGGCTGGGAATGGGGATACACTTGAAGTTACTCACCCCATAACTGCAGGCCGCATCAGTGGTCTCCTTGAGCTTGTTCTTTACCTGTACTGTGGAGATTTTCTCCAGAAAGAGTTGGCCTTGCTCTGTGGACATTCCTGCCTTCTCTGCAGCCTAGGGAGACAAGGAAGAGCTATTCCCCAGATGGTGACATCCATCTTTCTGGGGGTGACACTGGGCTCTCCTGGTGATGTCAGTGTACAGCCCAGGTTGAGAAGCTACACCTTGAACTATAAGCTCTGTCTCTGACAGTTCAATGAGAAAGTTGTTGAGCAACAGAGTAGTGGATAAGTCATTGAGAGTAGTGGGTTGTTAGAAAGATTTGTTAAATATTAAGTACAAGCAGGCTAaaatcatacatgcacacatatatgtttttAGTAACTAGATATGGACATGAGAGGATAAACTAGCCATTCTTTGAATATCTAATGTAGGAGTGATTCGATGTCTCGTGTGTTGAGAGAATAAATGTCAACTATCATCCATATACAGGAAGAAAAGGACATTTCGAGTTTCTTGAGTTCATCCTACAGGACATCTGACTTTGAATCCCCATCCCTCTCTGGCGTGCACTTCCATATTTCAtgcttttccatttatttctcaTTGAGCATCTGTTTAATTCTCACTTGTCCGTTATCTCTCTGGCTAGTTAAAGTCTCCCTCTTGGTAGTAGTCATAGACTAGTGACGTTTGCATTGTGAGTCTCTGGAGACCTGTGAATGGAAGGCTCCGTCTTTCCCACCCTGGTCCTTTCTATGGTACTGACTATGTCATTTCTCTCACCAATTCCATTTTATACATCTATTGTCCACAGTAGACATTGTCATTGTTGCTACAGATTGAACTCCGGCCTCAGGTCTATTAAGCATGCACTCCACAGCTGAGCTACAACCCTATCCCATGGAAAAATCTTCAAAGACTCCTCTTAGTTCCCACTGGGGTAATTTGTCCCCCTAGACACAgacttttctttctaaatcaCTAAGAACCTTTTATGTCCTCAGATTCCCTGTGGCATTAGCATGGGGTGGTCCAGTCCAGAACACTCACAGCCAGGATGCTCTGGGACTCCGTGATGTCTTCATCCTGAGGAGAAGAGAACACTTAGCAGGAAGGAGATAGCAGAGAGAGGTAGGGCAGCAGGATCCTGTTTCTGGAAAATCCCCTGAAAGGGGTCAGAATGTCATCTAACTAACTGTCCCTTCCCTCCAGGTTTCAAAGTCCAGCTCTTACTCGAGACCAAATACGCATCCATAGCTCTCTGGACACCTTCTCCAGCAGCTCTGGTTGCTCCATGCTCACAGCCGTGAGGAAGCGCATGGCATTTAGACTTCCTGTGGGGCACAGGAACATAGACCTAAGATTCTGATTCCAATGTCCTGATAGAGGATCAGCTCATCCTTACTTCTGACACCACTCCCCCACCAGCCCCAGGGCCAAGTCACCTGCAGTCTTTTATCCCAGTCTCTCATATGGGTTTTCTAAGCTTAGCCCTTGTTTCTGCCCATTACTCACTTTTGATGAGGTGACTGGGTGGACCTCCTAAGAAAGCCCTGAATATTCTGTTTTCCACTAGATCTGCCAACCTCGTGtgactcttttatttatttacttaccttTATACCTATTTATTTCATTTCGTTTATacctatttatttcatttcattgaaGTTATGGAGAGTTGTGAGAaaccatgtcagtgctgggaattaaattggGTCCACCAGAAGAGCAATTAGTGTTCATAAatactgagccatcactccaaacCTCTTCTCACCTTTCTTAAACATCACAGTGTTTAAATCCTTGGGTATGTTGAGGGGAACCTGGAATTGTTGCCCCAGGAGAAGCATATCTTTGTTCATGTATTGGCCTTTTCGGGGAACCGTAGCTGGTGGTTTGTTTCCTGTCAGGGGAGAGTTAGACAATTTTGAGAGAGGATATTTAGGTCTCAGGCTTGGGGAACCCTTAAATAGAGGGCAAACTTCTAGCTTAGGATGTCTGAACTCTGCATACCCAGTGTAGGACAGGCCCCTTAGGTCACAGAATACAACCCTCCTTCCCCCACTGGGAGGCCTTCTTCTGGCATACCACTGTCATTCATGATCCCAGCAATGAGAGCAGGATGCAGCTGCAGCTTGATGTTCCAGAGGTGTTGGTACCTGCATAGGACCTACCAGtacacagagaagagagggagccTGTGTGGTATCTGGAGAAGACAAATGGCTCAGGAGGCCTACAGGGTTGTCTCCTGGCTCTAAGTGCAGAGCAGGGAAGACTACTCACACTGACCCAAGGAGAAACTCTCAGCAATCTGAGACAGATACTAGAATATGGATTCTAGTACATTGTTTCCACCCTGCATAGCAGagattctcaacctatgggtagcaactctttggggggggggcgaaCGACCGTTTAATAGGGGTCGcacatcagatattctgcatatcaggtatttgcattatgattcataacagcagcaaaattacagttataaagtagcgacaaaataaatttatgaggaactgtatgaaagagTTGCAGCGTTAgccaggttgaggaccactgctgtgGAGCAAACTAGCGCCCCTGATTCTCCCCCCAAAAACTTGCGTCCTTGGAGTTGTTCCTGTTCTTTCTAGGGCCCGTGGGAAGAGAATGTTGACCTTCGGAAAGCAGGACCCTACTTAGAGACACAGCCCGTTTAAAGGCAGAAAGTGAACTTTGGACCGGGAACAGTCTGTGCTTCTCCTAACATTGCCGGTATCTCTGGAAATTTCTTCAGCCCTTTACCCagacccagtgctctgctgtgcaATCGCCCAGACAGCCCTGGCGGCTTCCCTGTCTCACCTCAAAGCCCAGCCAGGAGTACGGGGACAGAACGTCGTAGAACAGTTCCAGAGTTCGCCGCGCTGGCCCCATACTgcacaggaggatgaaagctaACTTGAAGCTGCTGTCTGCAGAAAGACCCCAGTGTCAGCAGGAAGCTGCCAATTCCAGCCTGTGTACTGTAGATGGGACCGCTGAAGGCCCTAGTGCGCAGCCTCCGGGACAGAGCCCGCCCTCCGGGGCGGGCCAAGGGGGTGTAGCTTGATTGACCAATGATTGAGCGCTGCAGACCACAAGGGCGATAAGGGCGGAGAAAGGAAGGCATGGGCAGAAGAGCCTCTCAGGTGTGTGCAGGCTCTAGACAACTGTGGAACTTTATCTCTCTAACAAAGAGGCAGTACAAAAGGATACGAGTTCGGTGGAACCAAGGGGTTATATTAAATGTAACTCTAAATATCATTTCTTGTCAGGTGCAGGACGTTGTAAAGACTGAGGCGgggtggaaactgaggcaggatggaAGTTCTGAATTACATCTTTTCTTGTGTTCACTGTCTCAAAGATTAGCACAATGGCCGAAACGAATCTAACAATTCACAtagtggccttttttttttttatcttcatcCCATACATTAAAACACACATAAGGGATGCTTGAAATTGCTGATAATATCAAACTCCACACATTATGTTTTTGTCTGCACATGGATTTGTATGGGGTTTAACGTATAAATTTGGCAGATTAATGATGAATAATATAATAACCATAGTATACCAAACTAAAACTTTATGTCTTGTTTTGATAAAAGTGTTACTTTAAAATAGTGTTTCGGTACTACAGTACTTGATCTGATAATTGAGGTGACCACTGAAAAGGAGGCAGGTAGCATACACATTTTGGACCATTGTGGGCACAGTGAACATCCCAACGAAGAAGGCACAGGACTTCTTCAGCtactcttattatttatttatttaggtcgTTGAGTCAGGGTGTCTCTATATAGCcatgtctatcctggaactttctgtgtggATCAGCTTGGCCTTGATTTAGACAGATTGCCTGTTTGTATCTCCCAAATGATGcgtttaaaggcatgcaacaccatacCTTGCTGTTCTCAtgtattgtgtgtttgtataatgtgtgtgtgtgtgtgtctgccccaATACACATGTAGCTTTAGAATCTTTACGTGGGTGTTTAGATTTAAACATTGGTGGCCAGGTTTACATAGTCtggaagcaagcacctttacctgttgatccatctcaccagccctcatgACCCTATTCTTGAGGCAAACATTCGatggtttattgttttgtttccatttgccATTGTTAGACCATGTTTACTGCAGGGAGGTAAAACCATGGGAAGTGAACCTTTAGATAAAGGAAGCACTATTGTGATCCAAATAGTTCACCTGTCATGGCCTAGGGATGAATATGCACAATGACAGCTTCCAGAAGTTATGGCAAGATAGTACGTCTCGAGAATTAATACCTGGTGTGATCAGTCCTTGGTATGTCTGATCCTAAGGTCTCTGAAATCAAGCAGTAAAAGTTTTAAACATCTAGGAAATTTTAATGTAATTCTTGAGACAGTG is a genomic window containing:
- the LOC130877609 gene encoding glutathione S-transferase kappa 1-like — protein: MGPARRTLELFYDVLSPYSWLGFEVLCRYQHLWNIKLQLHPALIAGIMNDSGNKPPATVPRKGQYMNKDMLLLGQQFQVPLNIPKDLNTVMFKKGSLNAMRFLTAVSMEQPELLEKVSRELWMRIWSRDEDITESQSILAAAEKAGMSTEQGQLFLEKISTVQVKNKLKETTDAACSYGAFGLPTTVAHVDDKTYMLFGSDRMELLAYLLGEKWMGPVPTAQYARL